The following coding sequences lie in one Bacillus sp. FJAT-45350 genomic window:
- a CDS encoding Fic family protein, protein MEGPDIKYTEQLFQDIYDKYTNERYLNKSETMFRLESSLLQIRADIWGDIVNKRKISGRQVPLKDQEGNKFWYVLTPNLEKTIREIDVTAKERLDELVLNDIQKRLTFESIIDEAFSSSVIEGAFSTKKRTRELVETKDPKNKSEKMILNNFYALEFILENLHKDLDEEIFIQLHKIITEGTMEEDEITEKYRQGPVYLMDEDVTKTEPIYVAPDANYVQPMMDDLFTFIHSDEVFINPLLKASIIHFYLVYIHPFYDGNGRVARAFSYMYLLKNGYDFYKFFSISTVVNQKKKKYYKAIKDTEDYESDLTYFLLAYSKMTLLSMSDMIEKLTKEVDHEVLLKQLDSDEIILSPRQKKFLKYMKRKETNITTIEEYKKRSKVVYETARRDLMELSELGIFKKVKKGKKHIFKYVGLKGYSE, encoded by the coding sequence ATGGAAGGACCTGATATAAAATACACGGAGCAACTATTTCAAGATATATATGATAAATATACGAATGAACGCTATTTAAATAAAAGTGAAACAATGTTTAGACTCGAAAGCAGCCTCCTACAAATAAGGGCTGATATTTGGGGTGATATAGTTAATAAAAGAAAAATCTCCGGGAGACAAGTACCGCTAAAGGATCAGGAAGGGAACAAGTTTTGGTATGTACTAACCCCAAACCTAGAAAAAACAATTCGTGAAATCGATGTTACTGCGAAGGAGCGACTAGATGAACTTGTATTGAATGACATTCAAAAGAGGTTAACATTTGAAAGTATTATTGACGAAGCATTTTCATCAAGTGTGATCGAGGGAGCATTTTCGACTAAAAAAAGAACAAGAGAGTTAGTTGAAACAAAGGATCCGAAGAATAAAAGCGAAAAAATGATTTTGAATAATTTTTATGCGCTAGAGTTTATCCTTGAAAATCTCCATAAAGATTTAGATGAAGAAATCTTTATTCAGTTACACAAAATTATAACAGAGGGTACGATGGAAGAAGATGAAATAACGGAAAAATACCGTCAAGGTCCTGTGTATTTAATGGATGAAGATGTAACAAAAACTGAACCAATTTATGTAGCGCCAGATGCTAATTATGTACAGCCGATGATGGATGATTTATTTACATTCATACATTCAGATGAAGTATTTATCAATCCACTTTTGAAGGCGTCTATTATTCACTTTTACCTTGTGTATATCCATCCGTTTTATGATGGAAATGGTAGAGTCGCAAGGGCATTTTCCTATATGTATTTACTGAAAAATGGCTATGATTTCTATAAGTTCTTCTCTATCTCAACAGTCGTAAATCAAAAAAAGAAGAAGTATTATAAAGCAATAAAAGATACGGAAGATTACGAAAGTGACTTAACTTACTTTCTACTAGCCTATTCTAAGATGACTTTACTATCAATGAGTGACATGATAGAGAAGCTAACCAAAGAAGTTGATCATGAAGTCCTCTTAAAGCAATTAGACAGTGACGAGATTATTTTATCGCCAAGGCAAAAGAAGTTCTTGAAATATATGAAAAGAAAAGAAACTAACATTACGACAATTGAAGAATACAAAAAAAGATCAAAGGTTGTCTATGAAACAGCAAGAAGAGATTTAATGGAACTATCGGAGCTCGGTATTTTTAAAAAAGTGAAAAAAGGTAAAAAGCATATTTTTAAATATGTAGGCTTAAAAGGATATTCTGAATAA
- a CDS encoding helix-turn-helix transcriptional regulator, with protein sequence MSDYAYADIVGKNHVNKVRSEGKIAALIKKRRQELNLTQQQFADLIGKRKSTIGRIEASITIPRLDTLFDISLI encoded by the coding sequence ATGTCAGACTACGCTTATGCTGATATTGTTGGAAAGAATCACGTTAACAAGGTAAGAAGTGAAGGGAAAATTGCGGCGTTAATTAAAAAAAGACGGCAAGAATTAAATCTAACACAACAACAATTTGCCGACCTAATCGGAAAACGAAAATCGACAATTGGTCGAATTGAAGCAAGTATTACAATCCCACGCTTAGATACATTGTTTGATATCTCACTGATATAG
- a CDS encoding aldehyde dehydrogenase family protein — protein MSYHILNYINGQWVATETEETINSYNCADETEIVGKIQSSSVGDLNDAVTAAKSAFSKWKNLSPVERGDFLHRAANILEERADEIAEVATKEMGKVLEETKGEVLRAVSTLRYYAQEGMRQLGDVIPSNNPNNMLLTKRVPIGVVGIIAPWNFPIAIPVWKIAPALVYGNTVVLKPASETGITAGKIVEVFEQAGLPAGVLNLVNGRGSVVGQALIDHIDVNALSFTGSNGIGQRVAEGAIARGAKYQLEMGGKNPVIVLDDANLEYASQQTVIGAMKQTGQRCTATSRAYIHHSVYEQFKELVLQKVISLKLGNGLVEGNNLGPLSSREQFDTVLSYIEKGKKEGATLLVGGSVPKEKSSGYYVEPTVFENVTKEMTIVREEIFGPVLCLIKVDSFEDAIEQANDTIYGLSASLFTNNLARAMTFINDIEVGLIQINGETGGAEPQAPFGGMKASSSYSREQGQAAKEFFTTTKTITITPIP, from the coding sequence ATGAGTTACCATATTTTAAACTATATAAATGGACAATGGGTTGCCACCGAAACAGAGGAAACAATAAATAGTTATAACTGTGCAGATGAAACTGAAATTGTAGGAAAGATTCAAAGTTCAAGTGTTGGGGATTTAAATGATGCCGTTACTGCTGCAAAATCTGCATTTTCTAAGTGGAAAAATTTATCACCTGTTGAAAGAGGGGATTTCCTTCATCGTGCGGCAAATATTTTAGAAGAAAGAGCTGACGAAATTGCTGAAGTTGCAACGAAAGAAATGGGAAAAGTATTAGAAGAAACTAAAGGTGAAGTTCTACGAGCTGTATCTACTCTACGTTATTATGCTCAGGAAGGAATGCGTCAATTAGGTGATGTGATCCCATCCAATAATCCAAATAATATGCTTTTGACAAAGCGTGTACCTATAGGTGTGGTTGGTATTATTGCACCTTGGAACTTTCCGATTGCAATCCCAGTGTGGAAAATTGCTCCTGCTCTTGTTTATGGTAATACCGTTGTCCTTAAGCCTGCATCAGAAACAGGTATTACAGCAGGAAAGATAGTTGAAGTATTTGAACAAGCAGGCCTACCAGCTGGCGTATTAAATTTAGTAAATGGTAGAGGTTCAGTAGTTGGCCAGGCACTAATTGATCATATAGATGTTAACGCTCTTTCATTTACAGGCTCTAATGGCATAGGACAGAGAGTAGCAGAAGGAGCTATAGCACGTGGAGCCAAGTATCAGCTTGAAATGGGTGGAAAAAATCCAGTGATTGTTCTTGATGATGCTAATTTAGAGTATGCTTCTCAGCAAACAGTTATTGGTGCTATGAAGCAAACCGGTCAAAGATGTACAGCTACAAGTCGCGCTTATATCCATCATTCTGTTTATGAACAGTTTAAAGAATTGGTTTTACAAAAAGTTATCTCTTTAAAATTGGGAAATGGTTTAGTAGAAGGAAACAACTTAGGCCCACTTTCCTCAAGAGAGCAATTCGATACAGTATTAAGTTATATTGAAAAGGGCAAGAAAGAAGGAGCAACATTGCTTGTGGGAGGAAGTGTACCTAAAGAAAAATCGAGTGGTTACTATGTTGAACCAACTGTTTTTGAAAATGTAACGAAAGAAATGACAATTGTTCGTGAAGAAATTTTCGGTCCAGTATTATGTTTAATTAAGGTTGATAGTTTTGAAGATGCTATAGAGCAAGCTAATGATACAATTTACGGTCTAAGCGCTTCTCTTTTTACAAATAACCTTGCTAGGGCAATGACCTTTATTAATGATATTGAAGTTGGTCTCATCCAAATTAACGGAGAAACAGGTGGAGCTGAACCACAAGCACCATTTGGTGGAATGAAAGCCTCAAGTTCCTACTCAAGAGAACAAGGGCAAGCGGCAAAAGAGTTTTTTACCACAACTAAAACCATTACGATTACACCCATTCCTTGA